From Anopheles darlingi chromosome 2, idAnoDarlMG_H_01, whole genome shotgun sequence, the proteins below share one genomic window:
- the LOC125959034 gene encoding collagen alpha-1(IV) chain, with the protein MIRPTVPRLLGGLGTKDTGMAGTGLGLALLLLSLLQLLHPSAAATCNQTVCDCDGLKGTQGQIGPHGVPGMGGDPGDVGFDGPFGPRGEPGNAGEVGTTGPKGYRGDVGERGPMGAFGYAGLPGEPGFRGPFGIDGCNGTDGAMGSPGYPGPPGPRGPQGPPGAQGYRGDSGEGGINSKGTKGEKGVGGIPGQPGLRGFAGEWGPRGYDGIPGTPGDDGRYGLKGDKGDPSPPLCPGEPGEPGAPFYSLYAKNGTVNIGVKGQPGVAGPDGLPGQHGMKGDSGMQGERGTKGFKGEEGAIGDRGKQGKEGPPGATGEKGEKGAPGYAGRDGEDGDKGPMGDDGLAGRPGQQGAPGAKGEYRPELAPIVIGPQGPQGDVGPPGRAGMAGIPGMKGRRGPMGPPGPPGDPGLDGARGKIGISIHGQRGDDGESGPRGLIGSRGLPGTPGTKGQPGFPGRNMQGPNGEPGTPGLNGEYGESGDQGDDGEPGDKGLPGIGYNITGPPGPAGLPGRAGPPGDWGFDGYAGQKGDKGFRGDDCGTCPPGPKGGKGDAGDIGQPGLDGYDGRRGLPGPRGIKGIYGKPGVRGEKGRKGESGDSGEAGRPGPPGIPGRLIDSVSQRRADSGDDGTFGPRGEQGETGVPGDTGPIGYDGRPGEQGEYGDDGEPGRPGQDGLPGMSGRDGQPGRDAVVNQYNEWSIRGVPGAPGDPGPKGERGDQGDRGEAGATSEMDFLIIGDKGVIGEPGDPGQKGEKGYKGEMGFLGLRGVDGPPGLQGVSLQGPEGFKGYYGIIGDHGLPGLAGVDGIPGPDGIPGLQGLRGQRGDPGRPILVGEKGVEGEGGFYGEIGDKGFKGPDGVRGPNGVTGVKGEVGEPGLYGTPGLRGNKGQMGDIVYGDRGAPGAPGRDGRAAAFGDKGVRGAPGPEGLQGPKGETGSIGRDGLPGLAGEDGQPGERGFPGRMGDMGEEGETGDRGPQGDIGYPGLSGARGLPGFRGPKGLSGDPGDMGLPGRDGALGRKGERGDIGDTGPPGVKGGASFSGMKGEVGEPGRRGPPGYNAPTGRMGRKGEEGDAGLLIEGRPGIKGQKGAPGYNGLPGRPGFKGERGDEGVFGQKGIAGDKGRDGYPGIAGRPGRVGPRGPIGPRGASGQRGETGEPGVDGPPGFYGEKGLRGDIGPVGYTGQPGQRGDPGFAGLPGNVISKLAQKGEQGDPAPEGPEGDQGPPGLKGQRGYQGRKGNQGPAGYPGMVGIEGHDGPKGQRGEPGIKGQPGDLYEPPERGDAGDAGYDGFAGRPGLPGQKGAPGDYGDNGPIGMIGLPGFVNGALKGSKGDVGFEGPPGLDGLPGLPGVEGQPGPVGVRGLPGSIGPVMPGFRGDPGEDGLPGLEGMPGPTGFPGDRGSPGLPGLRGISGPRGEVGDVGEEGFHGRIGVKGVKGEVGDLPSLINWRPTQPGDRGLSGSRGLPGDEGDVGPPGYPGLRGPKGLPGPTGEEGPPGQPGIKGERGLTGAPGIDGLDGLPGLPGIPGDDAAPRPPPNNLGYLFTRHSQKVAIPECPINTYKLWDGYSLSSVIASSRSVGQDLGMAGSCLRRFSTMPFMFCDINNVCNYAANNDDTIWLATAEPMPMSMAPIAADEVERYISRCSVCESNTRVMALHSQSMSIPNCPTGWEELWLGYSYVMHTSDNSGGFGQDFVSPGSCLEEFRPQPVIECHGHGTCNFYDGVSSFWLTIIDEAMQFNRPQQQTLKAHQTSKVSRCIVCRRKPSIMPTLDGGSISASALRSPPTDTVARPQYPPARYSPAGGRRPGTGRVLPGRTRPRSRNPQPQQG; encoded by the exons ACTTGCAATCAGACGGTGTGTGATTGTGATGGACTTAAAGGCACGCAGGGACAGATTGGACCACATGGCGTACCCGGTATGGGTGGCGATCCAGGAGACGTAGGATTCGACGGACCATTCGGCCCACGCGGCGAACCGGGTAATGCCGGAGAGGTCGGCACAACGGGTCCAAAAGGCTATCGC GGAGACGTAGGAGAACGAGGTCCAATGGGAGCGTTCGGTTATGCTGGGCTTCCCGGTGAACCAGGCTTCCGTGGTCCGTTCGGAATCGATGGttgcaacggaacggacggagcGATGGGTTCCCCCGGCTATCCTGGTCCGCCCGGTCCACGCGGTCCTCAGGGACCTCCCGGTGCTCAAGGCTATCGTGGAGACTCCGGCGAAGGTGGCATCAACTCGAAGGGCACCAAGGGTGAGAAGGGGGTCGGTGGAATTCCGGGCCAGCCCGGTTTGCGGGGTTTTGCGGGCGAGTGGGGTCCCCGCGGATACGATGGTATTCCCGGTACGCCTGGAGATGATGGCCGGTATGGTCTGAAGGGAGATAAGGGCGATCCAAGCCCACCGCTCTGCCCCGGCGAGCCGGGTGAACCCGGTGCACCCTTCTATTCGCTGTACGCCAAGAACGGAACGGTCAACATCGGTGTAAAGGGTCAACCGGGTGTGGCCGGGCCCGACGGACTACCCGGACAGCACGGTATGAAGGGTGATTCCGGAATGCAGGGTGAACGAGGCACGAAGGGTTTCAAGGGTGAGGAAGGCGCCATCGGTGACCGTGGCAAGCAGGGTAAGGAAGGTCCACCGGGTGCGACCGGTgagaagggagagaagggTGCCCCGGGATATGCCGGACGGGATGGCGAGGACGGTGATAAGGGACCGATGGGAGACGATGGTCTAGCGGGACGGCCGGGACAACAAGGAGCTCCGGGAGCGAAGGGCGAGTACCGGCCGGAACTGGCACCGATCGTTATTGGCCCCCAAGGACCTCAAGGAGACGTTGGACCCCCAGGACGGGCCGGAATGGCCGGCATTCCCGGTATGAAGGGACGGCGTGGTCCGATgggaccaccgggaccaccgggagATCCGGGACTCGATGGAGCCCGCGGTAAGATCGGCATCTCGATCCATGGCCAACGGGGAGATGACGGAGAAAGTGGTCCACGAGGTTTGATCGGTTCGCGCGGACTGCCCGGCACGCCCGGTACGAAAGGCCAACCCGGTTTCCCGGGACGCAACATGCAAGGACCGAACGGAGAACCCGGAACGCCCGGATTGAACGGAGAGTACGGTGAGAGCGGCGATCAGGGCGACGATGGAGAGCCGGGTGATAAGGGATTGCCGGGAATCGGTTACAACATCACCGGGCCACCCGGTCCAGCTGGATTGCCTGGCCGTGCCGGTCCACCCGGAGACTGGGGTTTCGATGGTTACGCCGGCCAGAAAGGAGACAAAGGATTCCGTGGTGATGACTGTGGTACCTGTCCACCGGGACCgaaaggagggaagggagatgCGGGCGATATCGGACAGCCCGGACTCGATGGATACGATGGTCGCCGAGGATTGCCAGGACCACGAGGCATCAAGGGCATCTACGGTAAACCGGGCGTGCGAGGTGAAAAGGGCCGTAAAG GTGAAAGCGGAGACTCCGGTGAAGCCGGAAGACCGGGACCACCAGGAATACCTGGAAGGCTGATCGATAGCGTTAGTCAGCGAAGGGCCGATTCTGGCGATGACGGAACCTTTGGACCACGTGGTGAGCAAGGAGAAACCGGAGTTCCTGGTGATACCGGACCGATCGGCTACGATGGACGACCCGGTGAACAGGGAGAGtacggcgacgatggtgaaCCGGGACGCCCCGGACAGGATGGTCTGCCCGGAATGTCCGGACGTGATGGACAGCCTGGTCGCGATGCCGTGGTCAATCAGTACAACGAATGGTCGATTCGCGGTGTACCCGGAGCTCCTGGTGATCC TGGACCGAAGGGAGAGCGTGGTGACCAGGGAGATCGGGGTGAGGCCGGTGCGACGTCGGAAATGGATTTCCTGATCATTGGCGATAAGGGCGTGATCGGCGAACCGGGAGACCCCGGACAGAAGGGCGAGAAGGGCTACAAAGGTGAGATGGGATTCCTCGGATTGCGCGGAGTAGACGGACCACCCGGTCTCCAGGGCGTCAGTCTTCAGGGTCCGGAAGGATTCAAGGGATATTACGGCATCATCGGCGACCATGGACTGCCCGGTCTGGCCGGTGTCGATGGAATTCCCGGTCCGGACGGTATTCCGGGTTTGCAGGGTTTGCGCGGCCAGCGTGGTGACCCCGGCCGGCCGATACTGGTGGGTGAGAAGGGCGtcgaaggtgaaggtggtttCTATGGAGAGATCGGCGATAAAGGCTTCAAGGGGCCGGATGGAGTACGTGGACCAAACGGTGTGACGGGTGTGAAGGGCGAAGTTGGCGAACCGGGACTCTACGGAACTCCGGGATTGCGTGGCAACAAGGGCCAGATGGGAGACATCGTGTACGGTGACCGAGGTGCTCCGGGTGCTCCTGGACGTGATGGACGTGCGGCCGCGTTCGGTGATAAGGGTGTGCGTGGTGCACCTGGCCCCGAAGGACTCCAAGGACCGAAGGGAGAGACGGGCAGCATCGGTCGCGATGGATTACCAGGTCTGGCCGGTGAAGACGGACAACCCGGTGAGCGTGGATTCCCGGGTAGAATGGGCGATATGGGAGAGGAAGGCGAAACTGGTGACCGTGGACCCCAAGGCGATATCGGATACCCTGGACTGAGCGGTGCCCGTGGACTTCCTGGATTCCGTGGACCAAAGGGATTGTCCGGAGATCCCGGCGATATGGGATTGCCCGGACGCGATGGTGCGCTGGGCAGGAAAGGAGAACGGGGTGACATCGGAGATACGGGACCACCGGGAGTCAAGGGTGGTGCGTCGTTCAGCGGAATGAAGGGAGAAGTTGGTGAACCGGGAAGACGTGGTCCACCCGGTTACAATGCCCCTACCGGGCGAATGGGACGCaaaggtgaagaaggtgaCGCAGGGCTGCTGATCGAAGGTCGTCCGGGCATCAAGGGACAGAAAGGTGCCCCCGGATACAATGGACTCCCTGGGCGGCCAGGCTTCAAGGGTGAGCGTGGTGATGAAGGCGTCTTCGGGCAGAAGGGTATTGCCGGAGATAAGGGCCGAGATGGGTATCCTGGTATCGCAGGACGCCCGGGACGTGTTGGACCACGTGGACCGATTGGTCCACGAGGTGCGTCCGGACAGCGTGGTGAAACCGGAGAGCCAGGTGTTGACGGACCGCCAGGATTCTACGGTGAGAAGGGGCTGCGTGGAGATATCGGACCAGTCGGATACACCGGACAGCCTGGACAACGTGGAGATCCTGGATTCGCCGGATTACCCGGAAACGTTATTTCAAAGCTGGCCCAGAAGGGAGAGCAAGGAGATCCGGCACCGGAAGGCCCAGAAGGTGATCAAGGTCCACCGGGTCTGAAGGGTCAGCGAGGATACCAGGGACGCAAGGGCAACCAAGGGCCGGCCGGATATCCGGGAATGGTCGGCATCGAGGGACACGACGGACCGAAGGGACAGCGCGGTGAACCGGGCATCAAAGGACAACCTGGAGATCTGTACGAGCCACCAGAgcgtggtgatgctggtgatgcagGATACGATGGATTCGCCGGACGTCCCGGACTCCCGGGGCAAAAGGGAGCTCCTGGAGATTATGGTGATAACGGACCTATCGGTATGATCGGTCTGCCGGGCTTCGTTAACGGTGCGCTAAAGGGCAGCAAGGGAGACGTCGGTTTCGAGGGACCTCCGGGGCTCGACGGACTACCGGGATTGCCCGGTGTCGAAGGACAACCTGGCCCGGTGGGTGTACGCGGATTGCCGGGAAGCATCGGACCCGTGATGCCTGGTTTCCGAGGAGATCCGGGAGAGGACGGATTGCCGGGATTGGAGGGAATGCCAGGGCCTACCGGATTCCCTGGAGATCGGGGAAGTCCCGGTCTACCAGGACTTCGGGGCATTTCCGGACCACGAGGAGAAGTGGGAGATGTCGGTGAAGAAGGTTTCCACGGACGGATCGGAGTGAAGGGCGTTAAAGGTGAGGTGGGAGATCTGCCATCGCTCATCAACTGGCGGCCAACGCAACCGGGCGACCGGGGACTTTCCGGAAGCCGAGGTTTGCCCGGTGATGAAGGCGATGTCGGTCCACCGGGCTATCCGGGATTGCGCGGTCCGAAGGGTCTACCGGGACCGACCGGTGAGGAAGGACCTCCGGGACAACCGGGCATCAAAGGAGAACGAGGTTTGACCGGTGCCCCCGGTATCGATGGGCTCGATGGACTTCCGGGCTTACCGGGAATACCTGGAGATGATGCGGCACCACGGCCGCCTCCGAACAACCTCGGATATCTCTTCACGCGCCACTCGCAAAAGGTGGCCATTCCCGAATGCCCGATCAACACGTACAAGCTGTGGGATGGATACTCGCTCTCCAGTGTGATCGCCAGTAGTCGCTCGGTTGGACAGGATCTTGGAATGGCGGGCTCGTGTTTACGGCGCTTCAGCACGATGCCGTTCATGTTCTGTGATATCAACAATGTCTGCAACTACGCCGCAAACAATGACGATACGATCTGGCTGGCGACGGCCGAACCCATGCCCATGTCGATGGCCCCCATCGCAGCCGACGAGGTCGAGCGCTACATCTCGCGCTGCAGCGTTTGTGAATCGAACACACGTGTCATGGCACTCCACAGTCAGTCCATGTCGATACCGAATTGCCCCACAGGATGGGAGGAACTGTGGCTTGGCTATAGCTACGTAATG CACACGTCCGACAATTCCGGTGGCTTTGGGCAAGACTTTGTGTCGCCTGGTTCGTGTTTGGAGGAGTTCCGACCACAGCCCGTCATCGAGTGTCACGGTCATGGTACGTGCAACTTCTACGACGGCGTTTCCTCCTTCTGGTTGACCATCATCGATGAGGCGATGCAGTTCAATcgaccacagcagcaaacgctgaAAGCACACCAGACAAGCAAAGTGAGCCG GTGCATTGTCTGTCGGCGAAAGCCCAGCATCATGCCGACGTTGGATGGTGGTTCGATTAGTGCTTCCGCGCTGCGCAGTCCACCGACGGATACCGTAGCCAGACCGCAGTATCCACCGGCACGCTACAGTCCTGCTGGTGGCAGACGACCTGGTACGGGACGGGTGCTCCCTGGACGGACGCGCCCGCGTAGCCGCAACCCACAACCGCAGCAAGGTTAG
- the LOC125959056 gene encoding thioredoxin reductase-like selenoprotein T homolog CG3887 yields the protein MIGSMVRKHFKLLAAVCLISVLAGLAPVDPVSAEKEIPMTKFSQNMGGGATLTFLYCYSCGYRKAFDDYFNIIHEKYPEITIRGGNYDPSGFNMVLSKVLLVTKLLLIIALMSNYDLGRYIGNPFAGWWRWCFNNKLYASMMIFFLGNTLEAQLISSGAFEITLNDVPVWSKLETGRFPAPQEVFQIIDNHLLFANKIEPKPDFVK from the exons ATGATAGGCTCGATGGTGCGGAAACACTTTAAGCTGCTGGCCGCAGTATGCCTGATTTCGGTGCTGGCCGGTCTCGCTCCGGTAGATCCGGTGAGTGCGGAGAAGGAAATCCCGATGACAAAATTTAGCCAAAACATGGGGGGTGGTGCTACCCTAACGTTCCTATACTG TTACTCCTGTGGCTACCGAAAAGCGTTCGATGATTACTTCAACATCATCCACGAGAAGTACCCGGAAATTACGATCCGCGGTGGCAACTATGATCCATCCGGCTTCAACATGGTGCTGTCGAAGGTGCTGCTAGTGACGAAGTTGTTGCTCATCATCGCCCTTATGTCCAACTATGACCTCGGCCGGTACATCGGTAATCCGTTTGCcggctggtggcgctggtgcttCAACAACAAACTGTACGCCTCAATGATGATCTTCTTTCTGGGAAACACACTGGAAGCGCaa CTCATCTCATCCGGAGCCTTCGAGATAACGCTCAACGATGTGCCGGTGTGGTCGAAACTAGAGACCGGCCGGTTTCCGGCACCGCAAGAGGTGTTCCAAATCATTGACAATCACCTGCTGTTTGCGAACAAGATCGAACCGAAGCCGGATTTTGTGAAGTAA